In Streptomyces puniciscabiei, a single genomic region encodes these proteins:
- a CDS encoding cytochrome P450: MTSEPSSLTDTDPTPVTPPGCPAHRTGPGGLHRLYGPDAEDLGGLYERLREQHGAVAPVLLHDDVPMWVVLGHAENQHLVRSPSLYTRDSRIWTPLLEGMVKPDHPLMPHIAWQPICSHAEGDEHQRLRAAVTAAMDTIDHRTVRRHIGRHTQELVNSFCERGRADLVSQFAEHLPMAVMCEILGMPEEYNDRMVQAARDALKGTETAIQSHAYVMDALSRLTTRRRARPEEDVTSHLITHPAGLSDDEVREHLRLVLFAAYEATANLLANALRMVLTEPGFRAQLSGGQMTVPEAIEQSLWDEPPFSTVLGYYAKQDTELGGQRIRKGDGLLFAPAPGNLDPRIRPDLSASMQGNRSHLAFGGGPHECPGQDIGRAIADVGVDALLIRLSDIQLDCAIEDLRWRSSIASRHLVSLPVRFEPKPQQDVNVLPRPTPVPPQRTWQTGAPRPEQPAAAEPRPTPPPPVAPEYAATAPAAEPVARRTGVWRRLLNWWRGE; this comes from the coding sequence GTGACGTCTGAACCCTCGTCCCTGACCGACACAGACCCCACCCCCGTAACGCCGCCGGGCTGCCCCGCGCACCGCACCGGCCCCGGCGGGCTGCACCGGCTCTACGGCCCCGACGCGGAGGACCTCGGCGGCCTCTACGAGCGGCTGCGCGAGCAGCACGGTGCCGTGGCCCCCGTCCTGCTGCACGACGACGTACCGATGTGGGTGGTCCTCGGGCACGCCGAGAACCAGCACCTGGTGCGCAGCCCCTCCCTGTACACCCGCGACAGCCGGATCTGGACCCCGCTGCTGGAGGGCATGGTCAAGCCCGACCACCCGCTGATGCCGCACATCGCCTGGCAGCCGATCTGCTCGCACGCCGAGGGCGACGAGCACCAGCGGCTGCGCGCGGCGGTCACCGCGGCCATGGACACCATCGACCACCGCACCGTGCGCCGCCACATCGGCCGCCACACCCAGGAACTGGTCAACAGCTTCTGCGAACGCGGCCGGGCCGACCTGGTCTCCCAGTTCGCCGAGCATCTGCCGATGGCCGTCATGTGCGAGATCCTCGGCATGCCCGAGGAGTACAACGACCGGATGGTGCAGGCCGCCCGGGACGCCCTGAAGGGCACCGAGACCGCCATCCAGAGCCACGCCTACGTCATGGACGCGCTGAGCCGGCTCACCACCCGGCGCCGCGCCCGGCCCGAGGAGGACGTGACCAGTCACCTGATCACCCACCCGGCCGGACTCAGCGACGACGAGGTCCGCGAACACCTGCGGCTCGTCCTCTTCGCGGCCTACGAGGCCACCGCGAACCTCCTCGCCAACGCGCTGCGCATGGTCCTCACCGAGCCGGGCTTCCGCGCCCAGCTCAGCGGCGGCCAGATGACCGTGCCGGAGGCGATCGAGCAGTCCCTGTGGGACGAGCCGCCGTTCAGCACCGTCCTCGGCTACTACGCCAAGCAGGACACCGAGCTGGGCGGGCAGCGCATCCGCAAGGGCGACGGGCTGCTCTTCGCACCCGCGCCGGGCAACCTCGACCCGCGGATCCGCCCGGACCTGTCCGCGAGCATGCAGGGCAACCGCTCCCACCTCGCCTTCGGCGGCGGCCCGCACGAGTGCCCCGGCCAGGACATCGGCCGCGCCATCGCCGACGTCGGCGTCGACGCGCTGCTGATCCGCCTGTCCGACATCCAACTCGACTGTGCCATCGAGGATCTGCGCTGGCGTTCGTCCATCGCCTCCCGGCACCTGGTGTCCCTGCCCGTGCGCTTCGAGCCGAAGCCGCAGCAGGACGTCAACGTGCTGCCGAGGCCCACGCCCGTCCCGCCGCAGCGCACCTGGCAGACCGGCGCCCCGCGCCCCGAGCAGCCCGCGGCCGCCGAACCCCGCCCCACCCCGCCCCCTCCGGTGGCGCCCGAGTACGCTGCCACGGCTCCGGCCGCGGAACCGGTGGCCCGCCGGACGGGCGTCTGGCGGCGGCTGCTCAACTGGTGGCGGGGGGAGTGA
- a CDS encoding RluA family pseudouridine synthase, whose product MRRRTPPPPAPLPQRDGVDPVRVRLPYGGTWATVREHLVQRLTGAAPGMIESMLESGLIVGADGRAVAPDAPYEPGMFVWFHRELPAEVPVPFPVEVVHRDAHIVVADKPHFLATTPRGSHVAETALARLRRELGIPTLTAAHRLDRLTAGLVLFTVRPEERGAYQTLFRDRRVRKEYEAIAPYDPSLVLPRTVRSRIVKERGVQAAREVEGEPNAETYVEPAGRRGGLARYRLVPATGQTHQLRVHLNALGVPILGDPLYPEVTAPVPDGDFRRPLQLLARRLEFTDPVTGAEHTFVSGRVLRAWESYDGWARGD is encoded by the coding sequence ATGAGACGCCGTACGCCACCCCCTCCTGCCCCGCTCCCCCAGCGCGACGGGGTCGACCCCGTGCGGGTCCGGCTGCCGTACGGCGGGACGTGGGCCACCGTGCGGGAGCATCTGGTGCAGCGGCTGACGGGGGCCGCACCCGGGATGATCGAGTCGATGCTGGAATCCGGGCTGATCGTCGGCGCCGACGGGCGCGCGGTGGCGCCGGACGCGCCGTACGAGCCGGGGATGTTCGTGTGGTTCCACCGGGAGCTGCCCGCCGAGGTGCCGGTGCCGTTCCCGGTGGAGGTCGTCCACCGGGACGCGCACATCGTCGTAGCCGACAAGCCGCACTTCCTCGCCACGACCCCGCGCGGCAGCCATGTGGCCGAGACCGCGCTGGCCCGGCTGCGGCGCGAGCTGGGCATCCCGACGCTGACCGCCGCGCACCGCCTGGACCGGCTGACGGCGGGGCTGGTGCTGTTCACCGTGCGGCCCGAGGAGCGCGGGGCGTACCAGACGCTGTTCCGGGACCGGCGGGTACGCAAGGAGTACGAGGCGATCGCCCCGTACGACCCCTCGCTGGTCCTGCCCCGGACCGTGCGCAGCCGGATCGTCAAGGAGCGCGGGGTGCAGGCGGCCCGCGAGGTCGAGGGTGAGCCGAACGCCGAGACGTACGTCGAGCCGGCCGGGCGCCGGGGCGGGCTGGCCCGGTACCGGCTCGTCCCGGCGACCGGGCAGACCCATCAGCTGCGGGTGCATCTGAACGCGCTCGGTGTGCCCATCCTCGGCGACCCGCTGTACCCGGAGGTGACCGCCCCGGTGCCGGACGGCGACTTCCGGCGCCCGCTGCAACTGCTCGCGCGGAGGCTGGAGTTCACCGATCCGGTCACCGGCGCGGAGCACACCTTCGTCAGCGGACGGGTGCTCCGGGCCTGGGAGTCGTACGACGGCTGGGCCCGCGGGGACTGA
- a CDS encoding GNAT family N-acetyltransferase: protein MPYLTSPVVPAGSLNRAPQPSLPAGDGLLLRPWHARDAPAVHAAFQDPLMHQWHIRAADSEEEVAGWITQWRSSWEEEREAQWAVVDADTDALLGRVALRQILLADGCAEVAYWTVARARGRGVAVRATTPLSRWAFEEVGLHRLELSHATANEASCRVAAKAGFAAEGTRRSALLHPDGWHDMHLHARVRGD from the coding sequence ATGCCGTATCTCACCAGCCCGGTCGTGCCGGCCGGCAGCCTCAACCGTGCACCTCAGCCCAGCCTTCCCGCCGGCGACGGCCTGCTGCTGCGCCCCTGGCACGCGCGGGACGCGCCCGCGGTGCACGCCGCCTTCCAGGACCCGTTGATGCACCAGTGGCACATCAGGGCCGCCGACTCCGAGGAGGAGGTCGCCGGCTGGATCACCCAGTGGCGCAGCTCCTGGGAGGAGGAGCGCGAGGCACAGTGGGCCGTCGTGGACGCGGACACCGACGCACTGCTGGGCCGGGTCGCGCTGCGCCAGATCCTGCTCGCCGACGGCTGCGCCGAGGTCGCGTACTGGACGGTGGCACGCGCGCGTGGCCGGGGTGTCGCGGTCCGGGCCACCACCCCCCTGTCCCGCTGGGCGTTCGAGGAGGTCGGCCTGCACCGCCTCGAACTCTCGCACGCCACCGCCAACGAGGCCTCCTGCCGCGTGGCCGCCAAGGCCGGTTTCGCCGCCGAGGGCACCCGGCGCAGCGCTCTGCTCCATCCCGACGGCTGGCACGACATGCATCTCCACGCACGCGTGCGGGGCGACTGA
- a CDS encoding PadR family transcriptional regulator has translation MAMKRRKLGNPLALAVMATLWQKPMHPYEIAQTLRRQGKDTSTKINYGSLYTVVQNLQKHGFVEVTDVERQGNRPERTVYGLTDAGREELTEWLSDLVAVPVKEYPIFETALSLMGALHPDEVVRLLEERLSALEIQVASGRGALEKLYETLPRLFLVETEYQLHMTEAQAEWVRGFLAEIKEGTLPRIDEWRHYHETRELPPDLTATT, from the coding sequence ATGGCCATGAAGCGTCGCAAGCTCGGCAACCCGCTGGCGCTCGCGGTGATGGCGACCCTCTGGCAGAAACCCATGCACCCGTACGAGATCGCCCAGACCCTGCGCCGCCAGGGCAAGGACACCAGCACGAAGATCAACTACGGCTCGCTCTACACGGTCGTGCAGAACCTTCAGAAGCACGGCTTCGTCGAGGTGACCGACGTGGAGCGGCAGGGCAACCGCCCCGAGCGCACGGTGTACGGGCTGACCGACGCCGGGCGCGAGGAGCTGACCGAGTGGCTGTCGGACCTCGTCGCCGTCCCGGTGAAGGAGTACCCGATCTTCGAAACCGCCCTCTCGCTCATGGGCGCGCTGCACCCGGACGAGGTCGTGCGGCTCCTCGAGGAGCGGCTCAGTGCTCTGGAGATCCAGGTGGCGAGCGGGCGGGGAGCGCTGGAGAAGCTGTACGAGACGCTGCCGCGGCTCTTCCTCGTCGAGACCGAGTACCAGCTGCACATGACCGAGGCGCAGGCCGAGTGGGTCCGCGGCTTCCTGGCCGAGATCAAGGAGGGCACGCTGCCGAGGATCGACGAGTGGCGGCACTACCACGAAACCCGGGAGCTGCCACCGGACCTCACCGCGACCACCTGA
- a CDS encoding ATP-binding cassette domain-containing protein produces the protein MNTRAPAVEARRLVKTYPGDVTALSGMDITVAPGTVFGLLGPNGAGKSTTVKILTTLARPDSGTATVAGHDVLRHPDRVRRAIGVVAQQSGADPVATGRENLQLQGRLYGLTGTALNRRVDELLERFALADAARRPVKGYSGGMRRRLDVALGLVHRPEVLFLDEPTTGLDPQARTAMWEEIGRLAGEEGLTILLTTHYLEEADRLAERVAIVDRGRIVVEGTPDALKGELRGDAVHLELSEPVGEAGRTLLTGALTALPGVHEALCEGRRISVRADDGAASVPALLAALDRAGVTVSSATVARPSLDDVYLRHAGRRYAEAEAETRAVLAGGVR, from the coding sequence ATGAACACCCGTGCGCCCGCCGTGGAGGCGCGCCGGCTCGTCAAGACCTATCCCGGTGACGTCACCGCCCTGAGCGGCATGGACATCACCGTGGCACCGGGCACCGTCTTCGGACTCCTCGGCCCCAACGGCGCCGGCAAGTCCACCACCGTCAAGATCCTCACCACCCTGGCCCGCCCCGACTCCGGCACCGCCACCGTCGCCGGGCACGACGTGCTGCGCCACCCCGACCGGGTGCGCCGCGCGATCGGCGTGGTCGCCCAGCAGTCCGGCGCCGACCCGGTCGCGACCGGCCGGGAGAACCTGCAACTCCAGGGCCGCCTCTACGGTCTGACCGGTACGGCACTGAACCGGCGGGTGGACGAGCTGCTGGAGCGGTTCGCCCTGGCCGATGCCGCCCGCCGGCCGGTCAAGGGCTACTCGGGCGGCATGCGGCGCCGCCTGGACGTCGCCCTCGGGCTGGTGCACCGGCCCGAGGTGCTCTTCCTGGACGAGCCGACCACCGGCCTCGACCCGCAGGCGCGCACCGCGATGTGGGAGGAGATCGGCCGGCTGGCCGGTGAGGAGGGCCTGACCATCCTGCTCACCACGCACTATCTGGAGGAGGCCGACCGGCTCGCCGAGCGCGTCGCGATCGTCGACCGGGGCCGGATCGTGGTCGAGGGCACCCCGGACGCCCTCAAGGGCGAACTGCGCGGCGACGCCGTCCACCTGGAGCTGAGCGAGCCGGTCGGCGAGGCCGGACGCACGCTGCTCACCGGCGCCCTGACCGCACTGCCCGGGGTGCACGAGGCGCTGTGCGAGGGGCGCCGCATCAGCGTCCGCGCCGACGACGGGGCGGCCAGTGTGCCCGCCCTGCTCGCCGCGCTGGACCGGGCCGGGGTCACCGTCTCCTCGGCCACCGTCGCCCGGCCCTCGCTGGACGACGTCTATCTGCGCCACGCGGGCCGCCGGTACGCGGAGGCGGAGGCCGAGACCCGGGCCGTGCTCGCCGGAGGTGTGCGATGA
- a CDS encoding ABC transporter permease, producing MSAALTQTWYMTQRQLRVFARQPAYAAITLIQPVIWLFLFGNLFKKIVQLGGFGTTSYLDYLVPGVVVMSALSSNMWAGMATLEEIQRGTLDRFLTTPVSRAALMNGNVVNNGLVTAFQSLVIVLLGLLGGAEYPGGVGGVAILVLSAVLLGTVFGALSNALGMLVRERESIIGINTFLLLPLTFLSSAFMAPSQMPGWMRHIADFNPLDWAMVAGRSAMSEHPDWGDVLGRGGALLALALAAVWLSIRTFRSYQRSV from the coding sequence ATGAGCGCCGCCCTCACCCAGACCTGGTACATGACCCAGCGTCAGCTCAGGGTGTTCGCCCGGCAGCCCGCCTACGCGGCCATCACCCTGATCCAGCCGGTGATCTGGCTGTTCCTGTTCGGCAACCTCTTCAAGAAGATCGTCCAGCTGGGCGGCTTCGGCACCACCTCCTACCTGGACTACCTGGTGCCGGGCGTGGTGGTCATGAGCGCGCTCAGCTCCAACATGTGGGCCGGGATGGCCACCTTGGAGGAGATCCAGCGCGGCACTCTCGACCGTTTCCTGACCACCCCGGTCAGCCGGGCCGCGCTGATGAACGGCAACGTCGTCAACAACGGCCTGGTCACGGCGTTCCAGTCGCTGGTCATCGTGCTGCTCGGCCTGCTCGGCGGCGCGGAATACCCGGGCGGCGTCGGCGGCGTCGCGATCCTCGTGCTGTCGGCCGTCCTGCTCGGCACGGTCTTCGGGGCCCTGTCCAACGCGCTCGGCATGCTCGTGCGCGAACGCGAGTCGATCATCGGCATCAACACCTTCCTGCTGCTGCCGCTGACCTTCCTCTCCAGCGCCTTCATGGCACCCTCGCAGATGCCCGGCTGGATGCGGCACATCGCCGACTTCAACCCGCTCGACTGGGCCATGGTGGCGGGCCGTTCGGCGATGTCCGAGCATCCCGACTGGGGTGACGTCCTGGGCCGCGGCGGGGCACTGCTGGCGCTGGCCCTCGCGGCGGTGTGGCTGTCGATCCGCACCTTCCGCTCGTACCAGCGGTCGGTGTGA
- a CDS encoding 5'-nucleotidase, with translation MPPYDLANRLVVGVASSALFDLRESDAVFREQGEEAYRAYQEENVDHTLRPGVAFAFIRRLLSLNDLGEPGDPLVEVIILSRNDPDTGLRVMRSIEAHELPVSRAVFMQGRAPYAFMTALNMSLFLSANGDDVREAVVAGLPAGHVLGSSYADDPDDRELRIAFDFDGVLASDAAEQVYQSGGLEEFRAHETRNAATPHDPGPLRDFLAGVNRIQRREEERRRTDPDYPSRVHVTLVTARAAPAHERAVRSLKQWGVTVNGAFFLGGIEKGAVMKVLKPHIFFDDQVTHLHSTSRTTPSVHIPFGKINES, from the coding sequence ATGCCGCCCTACGACCTCGCGAACCGGCTCGTCGTCGGTGTCGCCTCCAGCGCCCTGTTCGACCTGCGGGAGTCGGACGCGGTCTTCCGCGAGCAGGGCGAGGAGGCCTACCGGGCCTACCAGGAGGAGAACGTGGACCACACGCTCCGGCCCGGGGTCGCGTTCGCGTTCATCCGCAGGCTGCTGTCGCTGAACGACCTCGGCGAGCCGGGAGACCCGCTCGTCGAGGTCATCATCCTCTCCCGCAACGACCCGGACACGGGCCTGCGGGTGATGCGGTCGATCGAGGCCCATGAACTGCCGGTCAGCCGGGCGGTGTTCATGCAGGGCAGGGCGCCGTACGCGTTCATGACCGCGCTGAACATGTCCCTGTTCCTGTCCGCGAACGGCGACGACGTGCGCGAGGCGGTGGTGGCCGGCCTGCCGGCCGGGCATGTGCTCGGATCGTCGTACGCGGACGACCCGGACGACCGGGAACTGCGGATCGCGTTCGACTTCGACGGGGTGCTCGCCAGTGACGCCGCCGAGCAGGTGTACCAGTCCGGCGGCCTGGAGGAGTTCCGCGCGCACGAGACCCGCAACGCGGCGACCCCGCACGACCCGGGACCGCTGCGGGACTTCCTCGCCGGGGTGAACCGGATACAGCGCCGGGAGGAGGAGCGGCGCAGGACCGACCCGGACTACCCGAGCCGGGTCCACGTCACCCTCGTGACCGCGCGCGCCGCGCCGGCTCACGAGAGGGCCGTGCGGAGCCTGAAGCAGTGGGGCGTGACGGTCAACGGCGCCTTCTTCCTCGGGGGCATCGAGAAGGGCGCGGTCATGAAGGTGCTCAAGCCCCACATCTTCTTCGACGACCAGGTGACACACCTGCACAGCACGTCCCGGACCACACCGAGCGTGCACATCCCGTTCGGGAAGATCAACGAGAGTTGA
- a CDS encoding siderophore-interacting protein, which translates to MAERPVRKPRKTRTAHVVRTERLTPHMQRVVLGGEGLADFAADTCTDHYVKLLFGPDGVTYPEPFDLERIRAEFPREQWPVTRTYTVRAWNAEHRELTLDFVIHGDEGLAGPWACRVRPGETVRFMGPGGAYAPDPTADWHLLAGDESALPAIARSLEALPAGTRAHAFVEVSGPEEEQKIDSDVEVVWLHRGDRPVGEALLEAVRALAFPEGRVHAFVHGEAGFVKELRRLLRVELDIPREDLSISGYWRLGHNEDGWQASKREWNARIEAEQESGPAAA; encoded by the coding sequence ATGGCAGAGCGTCCGGTTCGAAAGCCGCGCAAGACCCGCACCGCCCATGTGGTCCGCACCGAGCGGCTGACCCCGCACATGCAGCGCGTGGTGCTCGGCGGCGAGGGTCTGGCCGACTTCGCGGCGGACACCTGCACCGACCACTATGTGAAGCTGCTCTTCGGCCCCGACGGGGTGACCTACCCGGAACCCTTCGACCTGGAGCGGATCCGCGCGGAGTTCCCGCGGGAGCAGTGGCCGGTCACCCGCACCTACACCGTGCGCGCCTGGAATGCCGAACACCGCGAGCTGACCCTGGACTTCGTCATCCACGGCGACGAGGGCCTGGCCGGCCCGTGGGCATGCCGCGTGCGGCCGGGCGAGACCGTGCGCTTCATGGGCCCCGGCGGCGCCTACGCCCCCGACCCCACGGCCGACTGGCACCTGCTCGCCGGTGACGAGAGCGCGCTGCCCGCGATCGCACGGTCCCTGGAGGCACTGCCCGCCGGTACCCGGGCACATGCCTTCGTGGAGGTGTCCGGCCCCGAGGAGGAGCAGAAGATCGACTCGGATGTGGAGGTCGTCTGGCTGCACCGCGGGGACCGGCCGGTCGGCGAGGCCCTGCTGGAGGCCGTACGCGCGCTTGCGTTCCCCGAGGGCCGGGTGCACGCGTTCGTGCACGGCGAGGCGGGCTTCGTGAAGGAGCTGCGCCGGCTGCTGCGGGTCGAACTGGACATACCGCGCGAGGACCTGTCGATCTCCGGATACTGGCGCCTGGGTCACAACGAGGACGGCTGGCAGGCCTCCAAGCGGGAGTGGAACGCCCGTATCGAGGCCGAGCAGGAGAGCGGCCCGGCGGCGGCCTGA
- a CDS encoding 5'-3' exonuclease, whose translation MTGRLMLLDTASLYFRAYFGVPDSVKAPDGTPVNAVRGLLDFIDRLVRDHRPQELVACMDADWRPQWRVDLIPTYKAHRVAEEHEDAPDVEEVPDTLSPQVPVIEDVLDALGIARVGVAGYEADDVIGTFTARARGPVDIVTGDRDLYQLVDDARGIRVLYPLKGVGTLQLTDEAVLRAKYGVDGRGYADLALLRGDPSDGLPGVAGIGEKTAAKLLAEYGDLAGIMAAVDDPRARLTPSQRKRLTEAQPYVAVAPKVVRVADDVPLPDVDTTLPHAPRDPAALERLAARWGLGGSLQRLLTTLAERPA comes from the coding sequence GTGACCGGACGACTCATGCTCCTCGACACCGCATCGCTGTACTTCCGCGCCTATTTCGGCGTCCCGGACTCCGTGAAGGCGCCGGACGGCACGCCCGTGAACGCCGTGCGCGGGCTGCTGGACTTCATCGACCGGCTGGTCAGGGACCACCGGCCACAGGAGCTGGTGGCCTGCATGGACGCCGACTGGCGTCCGCAGTGGCGGGTGGACCTGATCCCGACCTACAAGGCGCACCGGGTCGCCGAGGAACACGAGGACGCGCCGGACGTGGAGGAGGTGCCCGACACCCTCTCCCCGCAGGTGCCGGTCATCGAGGACGTGCTGGACGCGCTCGGCATCGCCCGGGTCGGCGTCGCGGGGTACGAGGCGGACGACGTGATCGGCACGTTCACCGCGCGGGCCCGGGGCCCGGTGGACATCGTCACCGGCGACCGGGATCTGTACCAGCTGGTGGACGACGCGCGCGGGATCCGGGTGCTGTATCCGCTGAAGGGCGTCGGCACCCTGCAGCTGACCGACGAGGCGGTGCTGCGCGCGAAGTATGGCGTCGACGGGCGGGGGTACGCGGATCTGGCGCTGCTGCGCGGCGACCCGAGCGACGGCCTGCCGGGCGTGGCCGGGATCGGCGAGAAGACGGCCGCCAAGCTGCTCGCCGAGTACGGCGACCTGGCCGGGATCATGGCGGCGGTCGACGACCCGCGGGCCAGGCTCACGCCGTCGCAGCGCAAGCGGCTGACCGAGGCCCAGCCGTATGTCGCGGTCGCGCCCAAGGTGGTACGGGTGGCGGACGACGTACCGCTGCCGGACGTCGACACGACCCTGCCGCACGCCCCGCGGGACCCGGCGGCACTGGAGCGGCTGGCCGCGCGATGGGGGCTCGGCGGCTCCCTGCAGCGGCTGCTGACCACGCTCGCCGAGCGTCCCGCATGA
- a CDS encoding quaternary amine ABC transporter ATP-binding protein, giving the protein MQPRLEAGHLFKVFGRRPDRAVERLRQGADRKELRADGTTAAVIDASFRVEAGEIFVVMGLSGSGKSTLLRMLNGLLEPTAGSVRFDGQDLTALTARELRELRSKKISMVFQHFALFPHRSVRDNAAYGLEVQGVPRAERERRADEALALCGLAGWEGSWPDELSGGMQQRVGLARALATDADLLLMDESFSALDPLIRRDMQDQLLQLQQTLKKTIVFITHDLNEAMRLGDRIAVMRDGRIVQTGTAEDILLRPANDYVASFIQDVDRSRVLTAAAVMDTDPRGDEADCRCETATPETPFAELCAISARLSHPVAVVDADRTLVGVVPRRRLVGFLGDEQGPPAACGNGGEKVIGRA; this is encoded by the coding sequence GTGCAACCCAGGCTTGAGGCCGGGCACCTGTTCAAGGTGTTCGGCAGACGACCGGACCGAGCGGTGGAACGCCTGCGGCAGGGCGCAGACCGGAAGGAGCTGCGCGCCGACGGCACCACCGCCGCCGTGATCGACGCCTCCTTCCGCGTCGAGGCGGGCGAGATCTTCGTCGTCATGGGCCTGTCGGGCTCCGGCAAGTCCACCCTGCTGCGCATGCTCAACGGCCTGCTGGAGCCTACGGCGGGCAGCGTCCGCTTCGACGGCCAGGACCTGACCGCGCTCACCGCCCGCGAACTGCGCGAACTGCGCTCGAAGAAGATCAGCATGGTGTTCCAGCACTTCGCGCTGTTCCCGCACCGCAGCGTCCGCGACAACGCCGCATACGGCTTGGAGGTGCAGGGCGTGCCCCGCGCCGAGCGCGAGCGTCGCGCCGACGAGGCGCTCGCCCTGTGCGGCCTGGCCGGCTGGGAGGGCTCCTGGCCCGACGAGCTGTCCGGTGGCATGCAGCAGCGTGTGGGTCTCGCCCGCGCCCTCGCCACCGACGCCGACCTGCTGCTGATGGACGAGTCCTTCAGCGCGCTGGACCCGCTGATCCGCCGGGACATGCAGGACCAGCTGCTCCAGCTGCAGCAGACCCTGAAGAAGACCATCGTCTTCATCACGCACGACCTCAACGAGGCCATGCGGCTCGGCGACCGCATCGCCGTCATGCGCGACGGCCGCATCGTGCAGACCGGCACCGCCGAGGACATCCTGCTGCGCCCCGCGAACGACTACGTCGCCTCCTTCATCCAGGACGTCGACCGCTCCCGCGTGCTGACCGCCGCCGCCGTCATGGACACCGACCCGCGCGGCGACGAGGCCGACTGCCGCTGTGAGACGGCGACCCCCGAGACGCCGTTCGCCGAGCTGTGCGCCATCAGCGCGCGGCTGAGCCACCCGGTCGCCGTCGTGGACGCCGACCGCACCCTCGTGGGGGTCGTGCCCCGCCGGCGCCTGGTCGGTTTCCTCGGCGACGAGCAGGGTCCGCCGGCGGCCTGCGGCAACGGCGGGGAGAAGGTGATCGGCCGTGCCTAG